The following proteins come from a genomic window of Bacillales bacterium:
- the bshA gene encoding N-acetyl-alpha-D-glucosaminyl L-malate synthase BshA: MADARKLKIGITCYPTVGGSGVVATELGKMLAQNGHEVHFITSDVPIRLEKLDENIFYHEVEVNQYAVFRYPPYDLTLASKMAEVARRERLDLLHVHYAVPHAVCAFLAKKIVGDHLKIVTTLHGTDITVLGYDPTLVEMIRLGIDQSDKVTAVSDDLIQQTRELIETNKPIETVYNFVDENVYYKRDSSALRERFRIRPNEKVIVHVSNFRGVKRSPDVIEVFAKVREQMAAKLLLIGEGPDLNTCRKLVAQKQLEDDVFFLGNQKNVAEILSMCDLKLLLSEKESFGLVLLEAMACGVPAIGTKTGGIPEVIVDGETGYLCEVGDLADMSRKAISILTDAGTQESMSKKAVERVCETFHSEKILRHYERIYYEILGEART; this comes from the coding sequence ATGGCAGACGCGCGTAAGTTGAAAATCGGGATCACGTGTTATCCAACGGTTGGCGGTTCAGGTGTGGTGGCGACCGAACTCGGTAAAATGCTGGCGCAAAACGGCCACGAAGTTCATTTTATTACATCTGACGTGCCGATTCGCCTCGAAAAGCTGGATGAAAACATTTTCTATCACGAAGTCGAAGTGAATCAATATGCGGTGTTTCGTTATCCCCCGTACGATTTGACGTTGGCAAGCAAAATGGCAGAAGTGGCACGGCGCGAACGGTTGGATTTGCTTCACGTCCATTATGCCGTTCCTCATGCAGTTTGTGCCTTTTTGGCGAAAAAGATCGTCGGTGATCACTTGAAGATCGTGACGACGTTGCACGGGACCGATATCACGGTGCTCGGCTACGATCCGACGCTTGTTGAAATGATTCGGCTCGGGATCGACCAATCGGATAAAGTGACGGCCGTCTCGGACGACTTAATTCAGCAAACGCGCGAATTGATCGAAACGAACAAGCCGATCGAGACCGTTTATAATTTCGTTGACGAAAATGTGTACTACAAACGCGACAGTTCCGCTTTGCGGGAGCGTTTCCGCATACGGCCGAACGAAAAAGTGATCGTCCATGTTTCCAATTTTCGCGGTGTCAAACGGTCGCCTGACGTGATTGAAGTGTTCGCGAAGGTGCGCGAACAAATGGCCGCGAAACTGCTGCTGATCGGCGAAGGTCCGGATTTAAACACCTGCCGCAAGCTCGTTGCGCAAAAACAGTTGGAAGACGATGTGTTCTTTCTCGGCAATCAGAAGAACGTCGCGGAAATCTTGTCGATGTGCGATTTAAAACTGTTGTTGTCGGAAAAAGAAAGTTTCGGTCTCGTGCTGCTCGAAGCGATGGCTTGCGGCGTGCCGGCGATCGGAACGAAAACCGGCGGCATTCCCGAAGTGATTGTCGACGGAGAAACCGGTTATCTTTGCGAAGTTGGGGATCTTGCCGATATGAGCCGGAAGGCGATCAGCATTTTAACCGATGCCGGTACGCAAGAGTCGATGTCGAAAAAGGCGGTGGAACGGGTTTGTGAAACGTTTCATTCGGAAAAAATATTACGGCATTACGAACGCATTTATTATGAAATTTTAGGTGAAGCGAGGACGTGA
- a CDS encoding CCA tRNA nucleotidyltransferase — translation MADIFRDAAEVVGQLKQNGYEAFIVGGAVRDSLLGRRVDDVDIASSATPQQVVQLFRKTIPVGVEHGTVVVRHRGRSFEVTTFRTESDYIDHRRPSAVSFVSSLHEDLQRRDFTINAMAMTESGEIIDPYGGRDDLTNKVIRTVGKASERFKEDPLRMMRAVRFASQLDFRIEAETLSAMTRAAADLTHISVERKTAEFEKLMAGTAPGRAFRQLVTSGLFRYLPGLTPYQQGLVHIDADGFLPLHKNAERWAYFVRSMAISDETDWLKRWKLANRLVQEIKRLTDVVRTLGHQAWTPWLVYQTGVDTAVSAERVRAALHERTADTERIYEIARQLPIHERKQLAVDGRDLLGWWDRPPGPWISHCLEQIEREVIGGRLENRKEALKGWLLKQKS, via the coding sequence GTGGCGGACATTTTCCGGGATGCGGCTGAAGTCGTTGGGCAGTTGAAACAAAACGGTTATGAAGCGTTCATCGTCGGCGGAGCCGTTCGCGATTCGTTGCTCGGACGACGCGTCGACGATGTTGACATTGCCTCGTCAGCGACCCCACAACAAGTTGTACAGCTGTTTCGTAAGACGATTCCGGTCGGCGTCGAGCACGGGACCGTTGTCGTCCGTCATCGCGGCCGTTCTTTCGAGGTTACGACGTTTCGAACCGAATCGGACTATATCGATCACCGCCGTCCGTCGGCGGTTTCCTTTGTTTCATCTTTGCATGAGGATTTGCAGCGAAGGGATTTCACGATCAACGCGATGGCAATGACCGAGTCGGGCGAAATTATCGATCCGTACGGCGGCCGGGACGATCTCACAAACAAAGTGATTCGGACGGTCGGAAAAGCGTCCGAACGTTTCAAGGAAGACCCATTAAGAATGATGCGGGCGGTTCGTTTCGCAAGCCAGCTCGATTTTCGAATCGAGGCCGAGACGTTGAGCGCAATGACGCGCGCGGCCGCAGACCTTACACATATTTCCGTCGAACGAAAGACAGCGGAATTTGAAAAGTTGATGGCGGGAACCGCTCCCGGCCGTGCGTTTCGGCAACTCGTAACGTCGGGGCTGTTTCGTTATTTGCCGGGTTTGACCCCGTATCAACAAGGATTGGTACACATCGATGCCGATGGATTTCTTCCATTGCACAAAAATGCGGAAAGATGGGCGTATTTCGTTCGATCAATGGCGATTTCCGATGAAACCGACTGGTTGAAACGATGGAAATTAGCGAACCGACTCGTTCAAGAAATCAAGCGACTCACCGATGTCGTGCGAACGCTCGGACATCAGGCATGGACACCGTGGCTCGTATACCAAACAGGTGTCGATACGGCGGTTTCTGCTGAGCGGGTTCGCGCGGCGCTTCACGAGCGAACAGCTGACACGGAACGCATATATGAAATCGCACGTCAGCTGCCGATCCATGAACGCAAGCAATTGGCGGTCGACGGACGGGACTTGCTCGGATGGTGGGATCGGCCGCCGGGACCGTGGATTTCGCATTGCTTGGAGCAAATCGAGCGTGAAGTCATCGGAGGGCGGCTGGAGAATCGAAAGGAGGCGTTGAAGGGATGGCTGCTAAAACAGAAATCTTAA
- a CDS encoding biotin--[acetyl-CoA-carboxylase] ligase: protein MAAKTEILTMLIEHDGRFVSGQQLSETLGISRTAIWKHIGELREAGYDIASVKRKGYKLQGRPDTLSTVAVQAGLKTKTFGKTVHFYDQVASTQEIAHKYAREGEPEGTLIVSDEQTVGRGRLGRPWHSPKRSGIWMSLILRPPIPPQQAPQLTLLAAVGIVKGLYKAADLQCEIKWPNDILVEGKKLVGILTELQADPDRVHSVIVGIGMNVNTEREQFPGELREIATSIRAETGKVVDRAALLQQILFETERLYEAYLQEGFHLVKLLWESHSATLGRSIHARTLRGTIEGEAVGLSDSGFLMLRDADGTVHEISSADIDLPSAK from the coding sequence ATGGCTGCTAAAACAGAAATCTTAACGATGCTGATTGAGCATGACGGCCGATTCGTGTCCGGGCAACAGTTAAGCGAAACGCTCGGTATCTCGCGAACGGCGATTTGGAAGCACATCGGCGAGCTTCGCGAAGCCGGCTATGACATCGCGTCCGTAAAGCGAAAAGGCTATAAGCTGCAAGGGCGTCCGGATACATTATCGACCGTGGCCGTTCAAGCCGGGTTGAAAACGAAAACGTTCGGAAAAACGGTTCATTTTTACGATCAAGTGGCTTCGACGCAAGAAATCGCCCATAAATATGCGCGTGAAGGCGAACCGGAAGGGACGTTGATCGTTTCCGACGAACAAACGGTCGGCCGCGGAAGGCTCGGCCGGCCGTGGCATTCACCGAAACGCTCCGGCATTTGGATGAGTCTCATTTTGCGGCCGCCGATCCCGCCGCAGCAAGCGCCGCAGTTAACTTTGCTGGCGGCGGTCGGGATCGTAAAGGGTCTATACAAGGCGGCCGATTTACAGTGTGAAATTAAATGGCCGAATGATATTTTGGTAGAAGGAAAGAAACTCGTCGGCATCTTAACGGAATTGCAGGCGGATCCCGATCGGGTGCATTCGGTCATCGTCGGTATCGGGATGAACGTCAACACCGAAAGGGAGCAGTTTCCCGGGGAATTGCGGGAGATTGCGACGTCCATCCGTGCGGAAACGGGAAAGGTCGTTGACCGCGCCGCGTTACTTCAGCAAATTTTATTCGAAACGGAACGATTGTACGAAGCTTATTTGCAAGAAGGATTTCATCTTGTCAAACTGTTGTGGGAAAGCCATTCCGCTACGCTCGGACGTTCCATACACGCCCGCACGCTGCGCGGAACGATCGAAGGAGAAGCCGTTGGATTAAGCGACAGCGGATTTTTGATGTTGCGTGATGCCGACGGAACTGTACATGAAATTTCTTCGGCGGACATTGATCTTCCTTCAGCAAAATGA
- the panB gene encoding 3-methyl-2-oxobutanoate hydroxymethyltransferase codes for MKTTTVFKQMKANGESIAMITAYDFPSAKLVEAAGVDMILVGDSVGNTVLGYDSTVPVTLDDIVLHTKAVLRGARDTFVVADMPFMTYHVSEEETMKNAMRLVQEAGAHAVKVEGAAVHVVSAVEKLTAAGVPVAAHLGLTPQSVGVFGGHKVQAKKAEAARKLLEDAKALEAAGAFMLVLECVPMQIAEIVTQALVIPTIGIGAGAGTDGQVLVYHDVVGYGGDWKPKFAKRYANLSEIVHEAIGRYVTEVKAKRFPELDHSFAMDEKEVESLTGDLKR; via the coding sequence ATGAAAACAACGACTGTATTCAAGCAAATGAAAGCCAACGGCGAATCGATCGCGATGATCACCGCGTATGATTTTCCGTCTGCAAAGTTAGTCGAAGCGGCGGGCGTCGACATGATTCTTGTCGGCGATTCGGTCGGCAATACGGTGCTCGGCTACGATTCGACAGTGCCGGTGACGCTCGATGACATCGTCCTTCACACGAAAGCCGTTTTACGCGGTGCGCGGGACACGTTTGTGGTTGCGGATATGCCGTTCATGACGTACCACGTTTCGGAAGAAGAAACGATGAAAAACGCGATGAGGCTCGTGCAGGAAGCCGGTGCGCATGCGGTAAAAGTAGAAGGTGCGGCGGTCCATGTTGTGTCTGCCGTTGAAAAATTAACAGCCGCAGGCGTTCCGGTCGCGGCGCATCTCGGATTGACGCCGCAGTCGGTCGGGGTGTTCGGCGGCCATAAAGTGCAGGCGAAAAAAGCAGAAGCCGCGCGCAAACTGCTGGAAGATGCAAAGGCGCTCGAGGCGGCGGGGGCGTTCATGCTCGTGTTGGAATGCGTGCCGATGCAAATCGCGGAAATCGTGACGCAAGCGCTGGTGATTCCGACGATCGGGATAGGCGCCGGTGCCGGAACGGACGGACAAGTGCTTGTGTACCATGACGTTGTTGGATACGGAGGGGATTGGAAGCCGAAATTCGCGAAACGGTATGCCAACCTTTCCGAAATTGTTCACGAGGCGATCGGACGATACGTGACTGAGGTAAAAGCGAAACGTTTTCCGGAACTCGATCATTCGTTTGCAATGGATGAAAAGGAAGTTGAAAGCCTTACCGGAGATTTGAAGCGATGA
- the panC gene encoding pantoate--beta-alanine ligase, protein MKVITSIQEMQQSMREQIKNGKSIGYVPTMGCLHEGHLSLARRAVKENDVTVMSVFVNPLQFGPGEDYESYPRSFENDQQEAERAGIDFLFVPTNAEMYPRESSFLLKAVKRTDVLCGKSRPGHFDGVATVVTKLFHIVMPDRVYFGLKDAQQVAVVDGLINDFNFPIELVACPTIRELDGLAKSSRNVKLTSSERREASHLSKSLRFGRSLLQAGERNSAKLRTEITNLLQAGLSKGEIDYVDVLTYPELAHVERAAGRMIVALAVRFPSARLIDNMIWQEGEIDDANDDEC, encoded by the coding sequence ATGAAAGTGATTACGTCCATTCAGGAAATGCAGCAATCGATGCGGGAACAGATCAAGAATGGAAAAAGCATCGGATACGTGCCGACAATGGGCTGTTTGCACGAAGGCCATTTGAGTCTTGCGCGCCGCGCCGTTAAAGAAAATGACGTGACGGTGATGAGCGTGTTCGTCAATCCGCTTCAATTCGGTCCCGGGGAAGATTATGAAAGCTATCCGCGTTCGTTTGAAAACGATCAGCAAGAGGCGGAACGTGCAGGAATCGATTTTCTGTTTGTTCCGACGAACGCGGAAATGTACCCGCGCGAATCTTCATTTTTGTTAAAAGCGGTGAAACGTACCGATGTTCTTTGCGGAAAATCCCGGCCCGGCCATTTTGACGGCGTCGCGACTGTGGTAACGAAACTGTTTCATATTGTCATGCCTGACCGTGTTTATTTCGGCTTGAAAGATGCGCAGCAAGTGGCGGTCGTCGACGGTTTGATCAACGACTTCAATTTTCCGATCGAACTCGTTGCGTGTCCGACGATTCGCGAACTGGACGGGCTCGCGAAAAGTTCGCGAAACGTGAAATTGACTTCCAGCGAACGCCGGGAAGCTTCGCATTTATCCAAAAGTTTGCGGTTCGGACGCTCATTGTTGCAAGCGGGCGAAAGGAATTCCGCAAAGCTGCGTACTGAAATTACGAATCTTTTACAGGCGGGATTGAGCAAAGGGGAGATCGATTACGTCGACGTTTTGACTTATCCTGAACTTGCTCACGTCGAGCGTGCCGCTGGACGTATGATCGTCGCTTTGGCGGTGCGTTTCCCGTCCGCCCGATTAATCGACAACATGATATGGCAGGAGGGGGAAATCGATGATGCGAACGATGATGAATGCTAA
- the panD gene encoding aspartate 1-decarboxylase: MMRTMMNAKLHRARVTEADLNYVGSVTIDEDLLDAVGILPGERVQIVNNHNGARLETYTIAGKRGSGVVCLNGAAARLVQKGDVVIIVAYALLTEEEIRGHRPKVAVLDENNQIVQQLSEEQPLATL, encoded by the coding sequence ATGATGCGAACGATGATGAATGCTAAACTTCACCGAGCCCGTGTAACCGAAGCGGATTTGAATTACGTAGGGAGCGTGACGATCGACGAAGATCTTTTGGACGCTGTCGGCATTTTGCCGGGTGAACGCGTACAAATCGTCAATAATCATAACGGCGCTCGTTTGGAAACCTACACGATTGCCGGTAAACGCGGCAGCGGCGTCGTTTGTTTAAACGGAGCGGCGGCGAGGCTTGTTCAAAAAGGCGACGTCGTCATTATCGTGGCTTACGCGTTGCTGACGGAAGAAGAAATTCGCGGCCATCGTCCGAAAGTGGCGGTGCTCGACGAGAACAATCAAATCGTGCAACAACTGTCCGAGGAACAACCGCTTGCCACTTTGTGA
- a CDS encoding MBL fold metallo-hydrolase, with translation MRLWILFVLALPVLAGNIDHIDLNLESNEIAMTFFNLSEGEAALIQNRKQNILINTGSRSSRQQLFERLHIYGVRQLDAIILTNASAEYTGNLQAVIDKFPVRQLISTKQVLRRLETDDRSTVKHFYWSEGDRKQLLKNLNVSVLYATKPGNEQAAMNLRFQYGSQKVLYMGINDKLSEKNMMKDQAIHCDILKIGNFGREHGILSEFVKKVNPEIAVLFHKNGVQPDEDLLELLENDWVELFAMKEAGNLTVKITPQAYNTIIIPLEEEETW, from the coding sequence TTGCGTCTCTGGATCTTGTTCGTACTTGCGCTTCCCGTGCTTGCCGGGAACATCGATCACATTGACTTAAACTTGGAAAGCAATGAGATCGCGATGACTTTTTTCAATTTGTCCGAAGGCGAGGCAGCTTTAATTCAAAACCGAAAACAAAACATCCTCATTAATACCGGCAGTCGTTCATCACGGCAACAATTGTTTGAACGATTGCATATTTACGGGGTGCGTCAACTCGATGCGATTATTCTTACGAATGCCTCCGCGGAATATACAGGGAATCTTCAAGCGGTCATCGATAAGTTTCCTGTCCGGCAATTGATCTCAACAAAACAAGTGCTTCGCCGTCTCGAAACTGATGATCGCTCTACCGTCAAGCATTTCTATTGGTCAGAAGGCGACCGCAAACAGTTGTTGAAGAATTTGAACGTTTCGGTATTGTATGCAACGAAGCCGGGCAACGAACAAGCGGCAATGAATTTGCGTTTCCAATATGGTTCACAAAAAGTGTTGTATATGGGCATCAACGACAAGTTGTCGGAAAAAAACATGATGAAGGATCAAGCGATTCATTGCGATATTTTGAAAATCGGCAATTTCGGCAGAGAGCACGGCATTTTATCGGAATTCGTGAAAAAAGTAAATCCGGAAATCGCGGTGCTTTTTCATAAAAACGGCGTACAGCCGGACGAGGATCTTCTTGAACTGTTGGAAAACGATTGGGTCGAGTTGTTTGCAATGAAAGAAGCCGGAAATTTGACGGTCAAGATCACTCCGCAAGCCTACAATACGATCATCATCCCGCTCGAAGAAGAAGAGACGTGGTAA
- a CDS encoding DUF5590 domain-containing protein gives MKKWGIILGIAVILAFGLKGWSVYHGVQTKQEAIKRQAIVEAKQEGKIDEVVTVTNYRGTKAYTVIYGKNEHGEEQYVWIPQSEGETIVKPANEGLSREEVVRYARQKLNPKKIIAVRPGVEEQLPVWEIVFIDQNQRYTFYYLRFDGKDWVKNIHL, from the coding sequence ATGAAAAAGTGGGGCATCATTCTCGGAATCGCGGTCATTCTTGCTTTCGGTTTGAAAGGGTGGTCGGTATATCACGGTGTGCAAACGAAGCAAGAGGCCATAAAGCGGCAGGCCATCGTTGAAGCGAAGCAGGAAGGCAAGATCGACGAAGTCGTGACAGTGACCAATTACCGCGGAACGAAGGCGTATACCGTCATTTACGGGAAAAATGAGCACGGGGAAGAGCAGTATGTTTGGATTCCGCAATCCGAAGGCGAAACGATCGTGAAACCGGCGAACGAAGGGTTGAGCCGCGAAGAGGTCGTTCGTTATGCGCGGCAAAAGCTGAATCCGAAAAAAATCATTGCCGTGCGCCCGGGAGTGGAAGAGCAGCTGCCGGTATGGGAAATCGTGTTTATCGACCAAAACCAGCGCTATACCTTTTATTACTTGCGATTTGACGGTAAAGACTGGGTGAAAAACATTCATTTGTAA